DNA sequence from the Coturnix japonica isolate 7356 chromosome 3, Coturnix japonica 2.1, whole genome shotgun sequence genome:
gggcTGCTACATGATCACAACCAGCCATGATGGGGTGGAATAGTGAGTCTACTCCAAACCTTCTGAATTGCTCATGTCTCTGCGTGTGGGTAACAAGCGAGCAATTGCCATACTTCTTACCAATTGGCAAGGCCTGTGTTAAGCTGGTCAGTCCATAGCCCCTGTAATTAATCAAGCACTAATAATCGAATTAGAAATTGTGTCTCTTTGGAGTGGGAGGTGGAAGCAAACCACAGGTGGATTTTAactgtttcactgctttctttcattgcCTAGTTTTATGACACCCTTTCGAAAATGGTGGGTTGTTTGAGATGAGGGAGGTGTTTTGTacataaacattattttaaatttaaattattgaCTTGATTACCAAAGATGGACGGGAAattaaaagcttgtttttcaggaaagcaaatgaagaataatATTACATTTTACACTCCGCTAAATCAATGTAGCCCTAATTTTACCATGCAGGAAATCAATCCTAGTCTTTATAACGGTCGAAGATGTTTTGAACAAAGTAATTTTGCAAATTATGGCAAGTAACACATTTATTGATGACTGTAGTTTAGGAATTTAGAATTTGTGAGCACTGTAATATAATAAGGCTGTACTGGCGGGAGCTGAGTGAAATACAGATTATATGGTGAAACTGTAATGCATCATTTGCTATTAGTGGACTGGTAATAATTACTAGtttcaaagcagctttttcCATGTAATCTTTAGTCTCAGACGTAACAGCCCTTCTCATTGACATTATGATTACACTAGCTGCCCTTATGATCTGGAATATCTAGTTGATGGGAATACTAAAATGCGATAGCGAGCACTACTGTATGTTGTATCCTCATTATAAgataaaatgctattttctctGTGCTAATACATAAAATAGAGAAACAAGGTAGCCTTACTTTGTCAGTACACCATGGCCATAGTGTGCGACTTGTAGTGCATTGGTAAAAACTTCCACTTTGTTCCAGCAATGCAAGATGaaattttcatgtttaatttttttttcttccttttttcttttcctgatctCACAAATGAGCAGAGTGAATGTGAAAGCCCAATTGAATTTTGCTCTAATTTCAACAGATTTAAGTATGTATCTGCACACGCATGCCTGGTGCATAGCAAGCACTGTGATGCATTGTATTTGAGCGCTGGCTGTGGTTGAAGGACGAGATGTCAAATATTATTCCAAGAGCTTTTAAAGTGGCTTAAAGTGTTAAACGCCTGCTGGAGATGGCCGAGGTGTGTTTGACTCACCCAATTCAGATTGTCAGGCCAAATGTGTAATGATGGAGGAAAGCAGGTGGCTGCAGCGTTTCTCTGCTGCcggtgctgcaggctgcctgcctGCCGTATTCCCATCTCACCATTCAGCTCATTGTGTGGCACCCAGATGAAGCTGTTCGCCTTAGCTGAGATGGAAAACAAGACGGTTGCAgataaaattatgttttctttccatatctgttttttattcttatttttttcctctatccCTTAATTCCCATTTCTTCATACTAGGCAATTATGTGAAATCTTATTTGGGTAACTCTCACGTTGTCTCATGCTGAGATTTACCTGCAGTGGTTTGGCTGGAGCTGGGAGTCCCCTGGGCACAGGCTTGCTTGGGAAGACCCTGGGggtatttttgttatttgtacTTGgcatgtgtggttttttttaaatttttttaaattttttttttaaatcactgaaataGCAACTCTATTATAGAGAAGCTAGGAAGGACTGGAAACTACTTTTTGTACTCATCTTAGCTCTAGTTGCATTTTACCAGCACTGAGCAACAATTGACTACAGAGATGGAAGTTGCTTATGCACAGACTTGCCAGGACTGATAGAAACGTGCTCATTGTCACCCTATCTCCCACTGCTCTTCCCTTGTGCCCtcaaaaaattattaatttcccTCACTTTGCAATATATCATCGGGGGATGCTTTCTTCTGGCATTATTaacttgctttttgtttagTTATTTATTAGTTTGTTGCTCCTTTGTAATGCCCATGTTATCTCCCAAAATAAATGACCGTGTAGCCAAGTGATGTGCTTGCTCCCTGCTACCAGGTCGTTCACTAGCCCCAGCCTCTCTGTAGTGCTCCAGCCCACCTCCTTCTTGTCTGCAGCTTTTGTGTCCTGCTCCCTTGCCCAGGCCCTATTCCACAGAGTTCAATTGTGAgctgggaaaaggagaggagcTTCCCCCAGCCCCGAATGCTCCCCTCTCCCCACTTGGCTGTGGCCTTGTGTAGTAGGACAGCTCAGGCGTGGAGGCGATTAAACATTTACGCTGCTGTTATGTTGTTTTGCAGGTAAAGAAGAGCCCAGCAGCTACACGTGCACGACTTGTAAACAGCCTTTCAACAGCGCCTGGTTCCTCTTGCAGCATGCACAGAACACGCATGGCTTACGGATCTACTTAGAAAGCGAGCATGGCAGCCCCCTGACACCACGGGTTGGTATCCCATCAGGACTAGGTGCAGAGTGCCCTTCCCAGCCACCTCTCCATGGGATTCACATTGCAGACAATAACCCTTTTAACCTGCTCAGAATACCCGGCTCGGTCTCGAGAGAGACGTCAGGGCTGGGAGAAGGGCGATTCCCACCCACGCCGCCCCTCTTTAGCCCACCCCCGAGGCACCATTTGGATCCACATCGCATAGAGCGCCTGGGTGCCGAAGAAATGGCTCTGGCCACCCATCACCCTAGTGCCTTTGACAGGGTGCTGCGACTGAACCCCATGGCGATGGAGCCCCCTGCTATGGATTTCTCCCGGCGGCTGCGGGAGCTGGCCGGCAACACCTCCAGCCCGCCCCTGTCCCCGAGCCGTCCCAGCCCTATGcaaaggctgctgcagcccttccagcCTGGCAGCAAACCCCCGTTCCTGGCCACACcgcctcttcctcctctgcagtccgctcctcctccctcccagccaCCACTGAAGTCCAAGTCCTGCGAGTTCTGTGGGAAGACATTCAAGTTCCAGAGCAACTTGGTGGTCCACCGCAGGAGCCACACTGGGGAGAAGCCCTACAAGTGCAACCTGTGTGACCATGCCTGCACTCAGGCCAGCAAGCTGAAGCGCCACATGAAGACACACATGCACAAGTCATCACCCATGACAGTGAAGTCAGATGATGGGCTCTCCACTGCCAGCTCCCCTGAGCCAGGCACTAGCGACCTGGttggcagtgccagcagtgccctCAAGTCAGTGGTGGCCAAGTTCAAGAGTGAGAATGACCCCAACATGATCCCCGAGAAtggagatgaggaggaagaggaagaggaggaggaggaggaagaagaggaggaggaagaagaggaggactTGACCGAGAATGAGAGGCCAGATTATGGCTTTGGGATGAACCTGGAGGCGGCCCATCACCACGAGAACAACTCACGGGCTGGAGAGGAGAGCCGGTCGATGCCAGATGTCATGCAAGGTATGGTTCTCAGCtccatgcagcatttcagcGAGGCCTTCCACCAGGTGCTGGGGGAGAAGCACAAACGGGGCCACCTCTCCGAGGCCGAGGTACACAGGGACACTTGCGATGAAGACTCGGTGGCTGGTGAGTCCGACCGCATTGACGACGGGGCGGTCAACGGCCGAGGCTGCTCCCCTGGGGAGTCTGCCTCAGGCGGCCTGTCCAAAAAGCTGCTGCTAGGTagtcccagctccctgagccccTTCTCCAAACGCATCAAGCTGGAGAAGGAGTTCGATCTACCCACCGCCGCCATGCCCAACACCGAAAATGTTTACTCGCAGTGGCTGGCTGGTTATGCTGCCTCGCGGCAGCTGAAGGACCCCTTCCTCAGCTTCAGCGACTCCCGACAATCGCCCTTCGCCTCCTCCTCTGAGCACTCGTCAGAGAATGGCAGCCTGCGCTTCTCCACGCCGCCGGGAGAGCTGGATGGTGGCATCTCGGGCCGAAGCGGCACGGGAAGTGGAGGGAGCACCCCGCATATTAGTGGCCCGGGCCCTGGCAGGCCCAGCTCAAAAGAGGGCAGACGCAGCGACACTTGTGAGTACTGTGGGAAAGTCTTCAAGAACTGTAGTAATCTCACTGTCCACAGACGGAGCCACACGGGCGAGCGGCCCTATAAGTGTGAGCTTTGCAACTACGCCTGCGCCCAGAGTAGCAAGCTCACCCGGCACATGAAAACACATGGTCAGGTGGGAAAGGACGTTTACAAATGCGAGATTTGTAAGATGCCTTTTAGCGTGTACAGTACCCTGgagaaacacatgaaaaaatgGCACAGTGATCGAGTCTTGAATAATGAGATAAAAACTGAATAGAGGTATATTAATACTCCCCGTCCCCGCCCCGGCTCCCTGTAGAGGTTTTTTAGTCCCTTGTGATTAAACTAATGGAAGCTAAGGAAATTTGGAAAGTGCTTGTCACCAGCAcacctgtttattttctttttgttctcacCGTTTGAATGCATGATCTGTATCGGGGCAATACTATTGCATTTTACGCAAACTTTGAGCCTTTCTCTTGTGCAATAATTTACATgttgtgtatgtttttgtttttgttttatttttttattttgaattagaCAGCATGTATGGTATGTTAtggctattttttaaattgtccCTGATTAGTTGCTGAGCAAACATGTCGCTGTTTCCAGTTCcatttggggaagaaaaaaaagaaagaaaaaaaaaaaaaggaaaaaaaaaaagaaaaaaaaaaaagaggaaaagtgaaaatcgaaacaaaacaaaaacaagagcaaacagAACTGACCATGCTGCATACATCCTGTAATACATATCatgtacagttttgttttgtgacgTGTGAAGGAATGCGCGCTCTGGGTAACCCTCTGCGGACAGGACCGATAGCACTGAAGAGGCATCACGTTAGCTAGATTTCTGTCTTAAAAGAATAAACGTGTTGATTGGACAGAGTACTGCTTAGGAACAGGCCTTTACTTGAAGCCCAGCCCTCCGCCACCGGTAACTGAGAGGTAAATTCCTATTCTCATTTGgtttaaaacacaaaatctgAGTGCCTTGGATCTCTTGCGAGCGATGCTGACGACTCCTTTCTGCTCCCTCTGCACTCGTAGCTCATCTCGGCGCTGAGCCCGCGTGAGGAGCGAGGACGTGGGGACGTGGGGATGTATGaggaggagcagccccagccccagccccagccctggcGGCGGCAGCCCCCCTCCGCCATCTCACTCCCAGTCCCGACCCTTTGTGCTGGTGTAGAGACTGCCTCACTCCCGGAGCGTGCAAAGAGATAGGAGCTCCCTGCCCCACTCTTgtacccccaccccccccatacTGATGGTTAAATAGAATGTGAAATGCGCAGAGCCCTCCACCGTGGTTAAACACACAAGTAAGGAAATTCGTTTTATGAAGATATTTACTTTTAATAATATCTTTTATTGATTCTggcacaaaaacaaataaatcccGAGCCACTCGGATGTCAACCTGACAATTGAATTATAAACTTTAAGACCTCATGTaccatgtaaaaaaaaaataaagaagactgGCAATAATACTTCACCGAGTGTAACAGATAGAggagtgaaaaataattgtgattTATCAGCACAACGTGGTACTGTTTGCCATATAAACTAGAGCAGGTGTATAAGCTAATATTGATATGACAGTGATTAACTATGAAATATTAAGTCTTGCCTACAATGTGATGCTCTGGAGAAGTAACAGAGAAttaaaacaagagagagagaaaagacgAAAGAGTAGCAGTGTATGTCTGTGCTCCCTAAAGttgtacttcattttttttcatgctctttgtgctctttgtgttgACATGGAAGAGGATTCGTTGTCTTCTCACTAAGCTAGCACCTGCCCCGTTGGTATTCAGATACCAACTTGACTCTGCCTGTGATGGCTGTATCTTTCCTCTAATCGAAGGTACAGAGGTTGAGTATAAAATAAGACTGCTCAGATAGGACAATTAAATGCACTGTACAATTTTCCCAGTTTACAGGTCTATACTTAAAGGGAAAAGTTGCAAgaatgctgaaaaaaagaaaaaaaaaaaaagaaaaaaaaagaaaattgaacaCAATCTCATTgataagcataaaaaaaaaaaaataagcccaACAAACATTGCCAGCCGTGTACTTGAGTAATGAGCTTATCTCCTTGGACGCAACACTGCAGCGCTGTGAATGGATACAGACTCTACACTCATATAACAGAAATGATCTCTTTCGCTCCTACAGTGcgaagattttttttttgtacaaaacttttttaaaatataaatgttaagattttttttgttaaaggaaaaaacaaacaaacaaacaaacaaacaaaaaccaacacttCATTATGTTTAGGGGGAAACTGTATTTTAGGGTTCATTGTCTTGGTGGTGTACCAGACTTGTTACTCATTTAAAATGGTAGTGGAGATTCTATGCCTTTGATATACACAGCTCTTCAGGTTGTACAAAACATGCATCGGGGAAAGGTTTAAGATTATATAGTACTTAAATATAGGAAAAATGCACACTCATGTTGATTCCTATGCTAAAATACATTTATGGtctcttttttctgtatttctagaaTGGTATTTGAATTAAATGTTCATCTAGTGTAGGCACTATAGTATTTATATTGAAGCTTGTATTTTTAACTGTTGCTTGTTCTCTGAAAAGGTATTGACGTACCTTTTTTggtagtggaaaaaaaaacaggctgccacagtatatttttttaatttggcaGGATAATATAGTGCAAATTATTTGTATGtttcaaaaagacaaaaaaagaaaaaaaaaaaaaagaaaaaaaagaaaagaaaaaagaaaagaaagaaaaaaaaagcgtGACATTGTACAGATCAGAGGCCATATGATGGCTGTTTGGGGGAAAGCTGTTGAAATGTTACGCTGCTGCCGTCACAGAGGGTTGTACatatctttttgttctttttttcctgctgccatACTGTATGCAGTACTGCAAGCTGATAACGTTGGTTTGTTACGTAGTGTGCTTTATGTCCCTCTCCTTCTATCACCCTACATTCCAGCATCTTACCTTCATatgcagtaaaagaaagaaagaaagaaagtaagaaagaaaaaaagcttaaaaaaaaagctaaaaaaaaaagacaaaaaaaaaaccaaaaaacaaaacaaaacaaaaaaaaaatgttttgcagtttttttcaTTGCCAAAAACTAAATGGTGCTTTATATTTAGATTGGAAAGAATTTCATATGCAAAGCATATTAAAGAGAAAGCCCGCTTGAGTCAATACTTTTTTGTAAATGGCaatgcagaatattttgttATTGGC
Encoded proteins:
- the BCL11A gene encoding B-cell lymphoma/leukemia 11A isoform X6 gives rise to the protein MSRRKQGKPQHLSKREFSPEPLEAILTDDEPDHSTLGAPEGDHDLLTCGQCQMNFPLGDILVFIEHKRKQCNGSLCLEKAVDKPPSPSPSELKKASNPVEVGIQVTPEDDDCLSTSSRGICPKQEHIAGKEEPSSYTCTTCKQPFNSAWFLLQHAQNTHGLRIYLESEHGSPLTPRVGIPSGLGAECPSQPPLHGIHIADNNPFNLLRIPGSVSRETSGLGEGRFPPTPPLFSPPPRHHLDPHRIERLGAEEMALATHHPSAFDRVLRLNPMAMEPPAMDFSRRLRELAGNTSSPPLSPSRPSPMQRLLQPFQPGSKPPFLATPPLPPLQSAPPPSQPPLKSKSCEFCGKTFKFQSNLVVHRRSHTGEKPYKCNLCDHACTQASKLKRHMKTHMHKSSPMTVKSDDGLSTASSPEPGTSDLVGSASSALKSVVAKFKSENDPNMIPENGDEEEEEEEEEEEEEEEEEEEDLTENERPDYGFGMNLEAAHHHENNSRAGEESRSMPDVMQGMVLSSMQHFSEAFHQVLGEKHKRGHLSEAEVHRDTCDEDSVAGESDRIDDGAVNGRGCSPGESASGGLSKKLLLGSPSSLSPFSKRIKLEKEFDLPTAAMPNTENVYSQWLAGYAASRQLKDPFLSFSDSRQSPFASSSEHSSENGSLRFSTPPGELDGGISGRSGTGSGGSTPHISGPGPGRPSSKEGRRSDTCAAYPPGWRGAQGASDAWQFSDGSSRALKF
- the BCL11A gene encoding B-cell lymphoma/leukemia 11A isoform X3 codes for the protein MSRRKQGKPQHLSKREFSPEPLEAILTDDEPDHSTLGAPEGDHDLLTCGQCQMNFPLGDILVFIEHKRKQCNGSLCLEKAVDKPPSPSPSELKKASNPVEVGIQVTPEDDDCLSTSSRGICPKQEHIAGKEEPSSYTCTTCKQPFNSAWFLLQHAQNTHGLRIYLESEHGSPLTPRVGIPSGLGAECPSQPPLHGIHIADNNPFNLLRIPGSVSRETSGLGEGRFPPTPPLFSPPPRHHLDPHRIERLGAEEMALATHHPSAFDRVLRLNPMAMEPPAMDFSRRLRELAGNTSSPPLSPSRPSPMQRLLQPFQPGSKPPFLATPPLPPLQSAPPPSQPPLKSKSCEFCGKTFKFQSNLVVHRRSHTGEKPYKCNLCDHACTQASKLKRHMKTHMHKSSPMTVKSDDGLSTASSPEPGTSDLVGSASSALKSVVAKFKSENDPNMIPENGDEEEEEEEEEEEEEEEEEEEDLTENERPDYGFGMNLEAAHHHENNSRAGEESRSMPDVMQGMVLSSMQHFSEAFHQVLGEKHKRGHLSEAEVHRDTCDEDSVAGESDRIDDGAVNGRGCSPGESASGGLSKKLLLGSPSSLSPFSKRIKLEKEFDLPTAAMPNTENVYSQWLAGYAASRQLKDPFLSFSDSRQSPFASSSEHSSENGSLRFSTPPGELDGGISGRSGTGSGGSTPHISGPGPGRPSSKEGRRSDTCEYCGKVFKNCSNLTVHRRSHTGERPYKCELCNYACAQSSKLTRHMKTHGQVRRTPPAGVVPREPRMPGSFRMEVQEHLSFERR
- the BCL11A gene encoding B-cell lymphoma/leukemia 11A isoform X2, which gives rise to MSRRKQGKPQHLSKREFSPEPLEAILTDDEPDHSTLGAPEGDHDLLTCGQCQMNFPLGDILVFIEHKRKQCNGSLCLEKAVDKPPSPSPSELKKASNPVEVGIQVTPEDDDCLSTSSRGICPKQEHIAGKEEPSSYTCTTCKQPFNSAWFLLQHAQNTHGLRIYLESEHGSPLTPRVGIPSGLGAECPSQPPLHGIHIADNNPFNLLRIPGSVSRETSGLGEGRFPPTPPLFSPPPRHHLDPHRIERLGAEEMALATHHPSAFDRVLRLNPMAMEPPAMDFSRRLRELAGNTSSPPLSPSRPSPMQRLLQPFQPGSKPPFLATPPLPPLQSAPPPSQPPLKSKSCEFCGKTFKFQSNLVVHRRSHTGEKPYKCNLCDHACTQASKLKRHMKTHMHKSSPMTVKSDDGLSTASSPEPGTSDLVGSASSALKSVVAKFKSENDPNMIPENGDEEEEEEEEEEEEEEEEEEEDLTENERPDYGFGMNLEAAHHHENNSRAGEESRSMPDVMQGMVLSSMQHFSEAFHQVLGEKHKRGHLSEAEVHRDTCDEDSVAGESDRIDDGAVNGRGCSPGESASGGLSKKLLLGSPSSLSPFSKRIKLEKEFDLPTAAMPNTENVYSQWLAGYAASRQLKDPFLSFSDSRQSPFASSSEHSSENGSLRFSTPPGELDGGISGRSGTGSGGSTPHISGPGPGRPSSKEGRRSDTCEYCGKVFKNCSNLTVHRRSHTGERPYKCELCNYACAQSSKLTRHMKTHGQVGKDVYKCEICKMPFSVYSTLEKHMKKWHSDRVLNNEIKTE
- the BCL11A gene encoding B-cell lymphoma/leukemia 11A isoform X1, which encodes MFTSAACAGSLLPTNTDKSEPGLSAQHTRTRSRTLAQPRAPRPRLSPKPNAISPGERSRSPVPERRSPRNRRSPVAAPRSGRDTVSGQLSVQQRAPRAAERCGARGRKGQKIPFFSAEPLEAILTDDEPDHSTLGAPEGDHDLLTCGQCQMNFPLGDILVFIEHKRKQCNGSLCLEKAVDKPPSPSPSELKKASNPVEVGIQVTPEDDDCLSTSSRGICPKQEHIAGKEEPSSYTCTTCKQPFNSAWFLLQHAQNTHGLRIYLESEHGSPLTPRVGIPSGLGAECPSQPPLHGIHIADNNPFNLLRIPGSVSRETSGLGEGRFPPTPPLFSPPPRHHLDPHRIERLGAEEMALATHHPSAFDRVLRLNPMAMEPPAMDFSRRLRELAGNTSSPPLSPSRPSPMQRLLQPFQPGSKPPFLATPPLPPLQSAPPPSQPPLKSKSCEFCGKTFKFQSNLVVHRRSHTGEKPYKCNLCDHACTQASKLKRHMKTHMHKSSPMTVKSDDGLSTASSPEPGTSDLVGSASSALKSVVAKFKSENDPNMIPENGDEEEEEEEEEEEEEEEEEEEDLTENERPDYGFGMNLEAAHHHENNSRAGEESRSMPDVMQGMVLSSMQHFSEAFHQVLGEKHKRGHLSEAEVHRDTCDEDSVAGESDRIDDGAVNGRGCSPGESASGGLSKKLLLGSPSSLSPFSKRIKLEKEFDLPTAAMPNTENVYSQWLAGYAASRQLKDPFLSFSDSRQSPFASSSEHSSENGSLRFSTPPGELDGGISGRSGTGSGGSTPHISGPGPGRPSSKEGRRSDTCEYCGKVFKNCSNLTVHRRSHTGERPYKCELCNYACAQSSKLTRHMKTHGQVGKDVYKCEICKMPFSVYSTLEKHMKKWHSDRVLNNEIKTE
- the BCL11A gene encoding B-cell lymphoma/leukemia 11A isoform X5, whose product is MNFPLGDILVFIEHKRKQCNGSLCLEKAVDKPPSPSPSELKKASNPVEVGIQVTPEDDDCLSTSSRGICPKQEHIAGKEEPSSYTCTTCKQPFNSAWFLLQHAQNTHGLRIYLESEHGSPLTPRVGIPSGLGAECPSQPPLHGIHIADNNPFNLLRIPGSVSRETSGLGEGRFPPTPPLFSPPPRHHLDPHRIERLGAEEMALATHHPSAFDRVLRLNPMAMEPPAMDFSRRLRELAGNTSSPPLSPSRPSPMQRLLQPFQPGSKPPFLATPPLPPLQSAPPPSQPPLKSKSCEFCGKTFKFQSNLVVHRRSHTGEKPYKCNLCDHACTQASKLKRHMKTHMHKSSPMTVKSDDGLSTASSPEPGTSDLVGSASSALKSVVAKFKSENDPNMIPENGDEEEEEEEEEEEEEEEEEEEDLTENERPDYGFGMNLEAAHHHENNSRAGEESRSMPDVMQGMVLSSMQHFSEAFHQVLGEKHKRGHLSEAEVHRDTCDEDSVAGESDRIDDGAVNGRGCSPGESASGGLSKKLLLGSPSSLSPFSKRIKLEKEFDLPTAAMPNTENVYSQWLAGYAASRQLKDPFLSFSDSRQSPFASSSEHSSENGSLRFSTPPGELDGGISGRSGTGSGGSTPHISGPGPGRPSSKEGRRSDTCEYCGKVFKNCSNLTVHRRSHTGERPYKCELCNYACAQSSKLTRHMKTHGQVGKDVYKCEICKMPFSVYSTLEKHMKKWHSDRVLNNEIKTE
- the BCL11A gene encoding B-cell lymphoma/leukemia 11A isoform X4 → MVTGHFFAGAEPLEAILTDDEPDHSTLGAPEGDHDLLTCGQCQMNFPLGDILVFIEHKRKQCNGSLCLEKAVDKPPSPSPSELKKASNPVEVGIQVTPEDDDCLSTSSRGICPKQEHIAGKEEPSSYTCTTCKQPFNSAWFLLQHAQNTHGLRIYLESEHGSPLTPRVGIPSGLGAECPSQPPLHGIHIADNNPFNLLRIPGSVSRETSGLGEGRFPPTPPLFSPPPRHHLDPHRIERLGAEEMALATHHPSAFDRVLRLNPMAMEPPAMDFSRRLRELAGNTSSPPLSPSRPSPMQRLLQPFQPGSKPPFLATPPLPPLQSAPPPSQPPLKSKSCEFCGKTFKFQSNLVVHRRSHTGEKPYKCNLCDHACTQASKLKRHMKTHMHKSSPMTVKSDDGLSTASSPEPGTSDLVGSASSALKSVVAKFKSENDPNMIPENGDEEEEEEEEEEEEEEEEEEEDLTENERPDYGFGMNLEAAHHHENNSRAGEESRSMPDVMQGMVLSSMQHFSEAFHQVLGEKHKRGHLSEAEVHRDTCDEDSVAGESDRIDDGAVNGRGCSPGESASGGLSKKLLLGSPSSLSPFSKRIKLEKEFDLPTAAMPNTENVYSQWLAGYAASRQLKDPFLSFSDSRQSPFASSSEHSSENGSLRFSTPPGELDGGISGRSGTGSGGSTPHISGPGPGRPSSKEGRRSDTCEYCGKVFKNCSNLTVHRRSHTGERPYKCELCNYACAQSSKLTRHMKTHGQVGKDVYKCEICKMPFSVYSTLEKHMKKWHSDRVLNNEIKTE